In Helianthus annuus cultivar XRQ/B chromosome 9, HanXRQr2.0-SUNRISE, whole genome shotgun sequence, the following are encoded in one genomic region:
- the LOC110876654 gene encoding uncharacterized protein LOC110876654 has protein sequence MWKLTRNKELHRSCVTRFATQFYTIQSVHENRHHIHILFVSEEWRKSSFSKTVAGKRVERIARRTKFWDNIQLACQVLAPLVDVVRLVDTEEKPSMGYIYDAMVRAKDQIKKNVTDERLVHQILGIIQARWTDQLHHPLHAFGYYLNPTILHGENSKDKKKNAEVLSGLYEAIDCLVPNIEENDKVRQDLNLYIDSVGQFGSAAAIRGRTKVASYIWWRPYGIDTPLLQSFAISVLSQTCSASPCERNWSTFDNNLHSKKRNCLLQQKLNDLVFIQYNTRLQRRLNSLKANRSLDPILLRDVEENDDWLTPTQDELQDFIQGTDGLRCRMYERQCEETKKLGQVLGPKDRAIEMMMMFQSMWKMILMYNWMRWLMWTRRKILWLMIRF, from the exons ATGTGGAAGTTGACGAGAAACAAAGAGTTGCACAGGTCTTGTGTAACTAGGTTTGCAACTCAGTTTTATACCATTCAGAGTGTCCACGAGAATCGACATCATATTCACATATTGTTTGTCTCTGAAGAATGGAGGAAAAGTAGTTTTTCAAAGACAGTGGCTGGAAAGAGAGTCGAGCGAATAGCGAGAAGAACGAAATTTTGGGACAACATACAACTAGCTTGTCAAGTGCTAGCTCCTTTGGTTGATGTGGTTAGATTGGTTGATACGGAAGAGAAGCCAAGTATGGGTTATATCTATGATGCAATGGTTAGAGCAAAGGATCAAATCAAGAAAAATGTAACTGATGAAAGACTTGTCCATCAAATTTTAGGTATCATTCAAGCAAGATGGACCGACCAACTTCATCACCCGTTACATGCAT TTGGATATTACTTGAACCCCACTATTTTACATGGGGAAAATTCGaaagataaaaagaagaatgCGGAAGTTTTGTCGGGACTTTACGAGGCTATTGACTGTCTAGTGCCCAATATAGAGGAGAATGATAAAGTGAGGCAGGACTTGAATCTATACATTGATTCAGTTGGGCAATTTGGATCTGCGGCTGCTATAAGGGGTAGAACGAAAGTTGCATCAT ATATATGGTGGCGTCCATATGGGATCGACACACCTTTGCTCCAATCATTTGCTATTAGTGTCCTCAGTCAAACTTGTAGCGCTTCACCTTGTGAACGCAATTGGAGTACATTTGACAATAAT TTACACTCAAAGAAAAGAAATTGTCTTTTGCAACAAAAACTCAATGATCTTGTATTCATTCAATACAACACAAGGTTACAAAGGCGCTTGAACTCATTAAAAGCCAACAGATCTTTGGATCCTATTTTGTTGAGAGATGTAGAGGAAAATGATGATTGGCTTACACCAACACAAGATGAGCTTCAAGACTTTATTCAGGGTACGGATGGTCTTCGCTGTCGGATGTACGAGAGGCAATGTGAGGAAACGAAGAAGTTGGGCCAAGTACTAGGACCAAAAGATCGCGCTatagagatgatgatgatgttccaATCAATGTGGAAGATGATCTTAATGTACAATTGGATGAGATGGTTGATGTGGACTCGGAGGAAGATTTTATGGCTTATGATTAGGTTTTAG
- the LOC110876655 gene encoding uncharacterized protein LOC110876655, with protein MEILRSHSIDVDEDEDEDDQYNVQEVVTKKNVSKKKKFVGSSNVRDSIDSMFKTDHGKTKQTTMDRNNPIKEKLKMEAWDKFSTWAYSVGLPFNVVRDEGFQDMINAIGDYGRGMPAPSYHNIRVSLMKRKLEETKEFVDSFRPHWEEYKCSIMSDFWTDGKGMCLINFLVNCPFGTIFLKSIDASEHVKNADLIVKMINEVIIEVGEANIMQLITDNGSNFKSAGKILQ; from the exons atggAGATTCTTAGATCACATTCAATTGATGTTGATGAAGACGAGGATGAGGACGATCAATATAATGTACAAGAAgttgttacaaaaaaaaatgtttcaaagaaaaagaaatttgtggGTTCTAGCAATGTGCGAGATTCTATTGATAGCATGTTTAAGACCGATCATGGAAAAACAAAGCAAACTACAATGGATAGAAATAATCCAATAAAAGAGAAGTTAAAGATGGAAGCTTGGGATAAATTTTCAACTTGGGCTTATTCGGTTGGTTTACCCTTTAATGTCGTACGTGATGAAGGTTTCCAAGATATGATCAATGCCATTGGAGATTATGGAAGAG GTATGCCAGCTCCATCTTATCATAATATTCGTGTGTCATTGATGAAACGAAAGTTGGAAGAAACGAAAGAATTTGTGGATTCGTTTCGGCCACATTGGGAAGAATATAAGTGTAGCATCATGTCCGATTTTTGGACAGACGGGAAAGGAATGTGTTTGATAAACTTCCTAGTCAATTGTCCTTTTGGAACAATATTTTTGAAATCAATTGATGCATCGGAGCATGTGAAGAATGCTGATTTAATTGTGAAGATGATAAATGAGGTGATAATAGAAGTTGGAGAGGCGAACATTATGCAG TTAATTACAGATAACGGGTCAAACTTTAAATCCGCTGGAAAGATTTTACAATAG